One bacterium genomic window carries:
- the rpsG gene encoding 30S ribosomal protein S7: MSRKGKAKRKKIETDYIYNSLLITKFTNRIMLKGKKRIAEQIVYQALESAGKKLNLPPMDTFNKAVGNVRPVLEVKARRVGGATYQVPLEVNTERSVDLAMRWIIQFARLRKGKPMFERLAAEIVAAANSEGLAVKKKVDLHKMAEANRAFAHYRW; encoded by the coding sequence TTGTCAAGAAAAGGAAAAGCAAAAAGAAAAAAAATAGAGACAGATTATATTTACAATAGTTTGCTTATAACTAAATTTACAAACAGGATAATGTTAAAGGGAAAAAAGAGAATAGCCGAACAAATTGTTTACCAGGCTCTGGAGAGCGCGGGAAAGAAACTTAACCTTCCCCCCATGGACACATTCAATAAAGCTGTAGGTAATGTGAGACCTGTTTTAGAAGTAAAAGCCAGAAGGGTTGGTGGTGCCACCTATCAGGTTCCACTTGAGGTAAATACGGAACGTTCGGTCGACTTAGCAATGCGTTGGATAATCCAGTTTGCCAGACTACGAAAGGGTAAGCCCATGTTTGAAAGACTGGCTGCGGAGATAGTTGCCGCTGCAAATAGTGAAGGTTTGGCAGTGAAGAAGAAGGTAGACCTTCACAAAATGGCTGAAGCCAACCGTGCTTTTGCTCACTATCGCTGGTAA
- the rpsL gene encoding 30S ribosomal protein S12, protein MPTINQLIKKGRKKIKQKAKTPALDGCSQKRGVCIRVYTTTPKKPNSALRKVARVKLSNGMEVTAYIPGIGHNLQEHSIVLIRGGRVKDLPGVRYHIVRGILDTAGVTDRKKGRSKYGTKRVKTVAPSAA, encoded by the coding sequence ATGCCTACAATTAATCAACTAATAAAAAAAGGTAGAAAAAAGATTAAACAGAAAGCAAAGACACCCGCCTTAGACGGGTGTTCTCAAAAGAGAGGGGTCTGTATTCGTGTTTATACTACGACACCCAAGAAGCCCAATTCAGCACTTAGAAAAGTGGCACGGGTGAAATTGAGTAACGGTATGGAAGTGACTGCTTATATACCCGGAATAGGGCACAATTTGCAAGAGCATTCCATAGTTTTAATTCGAGGCGGAAGAGTAAAGGATCTGCCAGGGGTCCGTTACCATATAGTGCGAGGCATCTTAGATACTGCCGGGGTAACCGATAGGAAAAAGGGGCGCTCGAAGTACGGTACAAAAAGAGTAAAGACTGTAGCTCCGTCAGCAGCTTAA